In Asterias rubens chromosome 17, eAstRub1.3, whole genome shotgun sequence, a genomic segment contains:
- the LOC117301806 gene encoding uncharacterized protein LOC117301806, with product MAETSSYILYQRSATGETIDQYATELRIRSKSCEFGELKDSLIRDRIICEIPEDSLRERLLRGDNLTLEKVMQLCRAAETTKLQAKELAPSGKPVVDAVRAKDRRSNGKGNFSKKSPHASNKGNKTCYRCAQTHEYGACPAHGKTCTKCGKINRFAKACKGAQSSPYRQKNVHNVTETPEDMEEFFVDVIDSATMNGNFNSIHMV from the coding sequence GCAACAGGAGAAACCATTGATCAGTATGCTACGGAGCTCCGTATCCGCAGTAAATCTTGTGAATTCGGCGAGCTTAAAGATTCGCTCATCAGAGATCGCATCATTTGTGAAATTCCAGAGGATAGCTTAAGAGAGAGACTCTTAAGGGGAGATAACCTCACTCTGGAAAAAGTCATGCAGCTATGCAGAGCAGCAGAAACCACAAAGCTACAAGCAAAAGAGCTAGCTCCATCCGGCAAGCCAGTAGTAGATGCAGTACGAGCAAAAGATCGAAGATCGAATGGCAAAGGAAATTTCTCCAAAAAGTCTCCACATGCTTCGAATAAGGGTAACAAGACATGTTATCGATGTGCCCAAACACACGAGTATGGTGCATGCCCTGCTCATGGAAAAACGTGCACAAAATGTGGAAAAATAAATCGCTTTGCAAAGGCCTGCAAGGGTGCACAAAGCTCTCCGTACAGacagaaaaatgtacacaacGTCACTGAAACTCCAGAAGATATGGAAGAATTCTTTGTGGATGTGATAGACAGTGCAACGATGAATGGAAACTTCAACTCCATACACATGGTATAA
- the LOC117301804 gene encoding uncharacterized protein LOC117301804 codes for MDYADDAALFLGEPTQWPVSLRRFEEEAGMMGMHMSWVKTKIQNCTSLGQNLASVTVEGNSVEFTQKFRYLGCDIHSSAYSSPDILRRLGLASSTFGQLHVNCVWRNKRLKLTTKLRVFTTCVLPVLLYGSGTWTLQADDTRKLQAFSLRCQ; via the coding sequence ATGGACTATGCTGACGACGCTGCACTGTTTCTAGGAGAGCCCACCCAGTGGCCTGTCTCACTTCGAAGATTCGAGGAAGAAGCTGGGATGATGGGGATGCACATGTCATGGGTCAAAACCAAGATCCAGAATTGTACCAGCCTCGGCCAAAATCTCGCCTCAGTCACGGTTGAGGGTAACTCTGTCGAATTCACACAGAAGTTCAGGTATCTCGGCTGTGACATCCATTCCTCAGCCTACTCCTCCCCCGACATTCTCCGACGTCTTGGGCTTGCCTCATCCACCTTTGGCcaactacatgtaaattgtGTCTGGAGGAACAAACGCCTCAAGCTCACAACCAAGCTGAGGGTATTTACGACCTGTGTCCTCCCTGTCCTACTGTATGGCTCAGGGACATGGACACTCCAAGCTGATGACACACGAAAGCTCCAAGCCTTCAGCCTCAGGTGTCAATGA